One Pecten maximus chromosome 7, xPecMax1.1, whole genome shotgun sequence genomic window carries:
- the LOC117330682 gene encoding NADH dehydrogenase [ubiquinone] 1 alpha subcomplex subunit 12-like, which translates to MSLVTKVGNLMRIVKSNGGIIGTITNSFWTDDFKEIHFVGEDKHGNKYYENDMYFLGRNRVVHYNVQAVGWDKDASQIPADWHRWLHYTTDNPPSKVPPKERMWFVEHTENMTGTSGEYVPYSTARPKIESWVPPKA; encoded by the exons ATGTCTTTGGTCACCAAGGTCGGGAACTTAATGCGAATCGTTAAGAGCAATGGAGGAATTATTGGAACCATAACGAACTCATTCTG gACTGATGACttcaaagaaatacatttcGTTGGAGAAGACAAACATGGAAAcaaatattatgaaaatgataTGTACTTTTTAG GAAGAAACCGTGTTGTCCACTACAATGTACAAGCTGTAGGTTGGGATAAAGATGCAAGTCAAATACCAGCAGATTG GCACAGATGGCTACACTATACAACAGATAACCCGCCCTCCAAGGTGCCCCCTAAAGAAAGGATGTGGTTCGTCGAACACACAGAAAACATGACGGGTACCAGTGGAGAGTATGTACCATACAGCACGGCCAGGCCGAAGATTGAGAGCTGGGTACCACCAAAAGCATAG